A DNA window from Pseudomonas resinovorans NBRC 106553 contains the following coding sequences:
- the mnxG gene encoding manganese-oxidizing multicopper oxidase MnxG, giving the protein MNRTNASNPTNPTRPVAPGAPSLLGGVLLLGAALCGEDAVAAARCERTLVAEVVALDQPLMFNRLGAQNINGMMFALRRDVVDSNEVPLHMGGAALPGQVALRPDKRPRPLVLRVAQGDCLQVNLQNLLALQANPNTRGGDEHLVGELHVDAQVADRHVGFQVNGLQAVNGIDDIATHAGRNQNSLLAPGASRTYTLYAEREGAFAVSSYGATFGSEGTAGNVGNGLFAQVVVLPKGGRTYRNTLTEEEMRLATTGRTPAGQPIIDYEARYPQGEPWISEGKAGSPILAMVEGNQIIAGNSDAIVMGPNADGSFPPSTYVLEGYGKRNPALPNRLEPFRDFAVAFHDQSAVTQAFPGYWIDPVFGHVLAPTRDAFMVNYGSGGMGAEVIANRLGVGPMHDCLSCAYEEFFLSSHSVGDIAMLVDVPANVGLEGLVPGQVPPAEGIGIKASMALFPDEPSNINHSYIGDFVKFRNISMGYEQHVYHLHGHQWLFNPNDDNSDYMDAQGIGPGSGYTYEIANGGSGNRNRVAGDAIYHCHFYPHFAQGMWGMWRIHDVFEPGTRLAVSGDGDQGFHTAAFALRSGLPAPGARALPDGEIIAGTPIPAIVPLPGKAMPPMPGKVAVVPKFGEALVAANDEGDFQPERPMVGSVALVDRSEANRNADGSLKNPGFPFWIGGIESTVGQRPPTPPLDMLDAAKAQALRDSGDALWANLDPAQAGGWDGGLPRHALEGMAAGGAAEVVSSALDMSKVVHRAKAVFFPEEGTDVEQAAMAYHAKAEHPSFAVLPSGAVQPTAFRTNGALPVPGAPYYEPCMDDTGKRLTQASAMGRYNSGESLNGQTFTGASSFTADRPRVYKGANIQFDAVFNKVGYHFPQTRILTLWEDAWPVITKQQPPEPLVMRMNTFDCTMYHHTNLIPAVYELDDFQVRTPTDVIGQHIHLPKWDLTAADGAANGWNYEDGTLSPASVVERIHAIREYNHCTEGDARDGTADCPQAKQHPYFGQFGRTDWLGARTTLQRWFADPVVNVYNVDRGLGNIFTHDHFGPSTHQQLGLYATLLSEPAGSSWFHAETGQPLYNGRADGGPTSWQAVISTGDLDGDGKNDSFREFFLEYSDMQHAYEAGVYVGAGPDGIPDAGAYPTSVDSFRYAINPPVRQFSANLLESTVEAAGAVFGCPTRPCPQAISADDPGMFVVNYRNEPVGLRIFDPNKLAPDGKPGMQADGLAGDLAFALQTRTDRAIPALNLAPGAISSATGPTGGTTTFPPHINLAGDLPGDPFTPLLRTYSGDNVRLRVNAGGHEEEHNVTLHGVKWLHSGTGFGSNSNSGWRASQMVGISEQLGFMVPVTMMSGNTSYEAADYLYSMDAALEGYWSGMWGVMRNYTAPRSDLFPVPNNPRPVSSRNTSAFDGVCPRMSPNPNGIGTRTTVQRNYEVVVALANDILANPLGLAIGDPAGAGQHVGGPLNPQGGTLVFNPRPLAIPEVTVIDEEDGEVFTIGGQSGPLHDPTAILYVRKADLDPLTGKLKPGVPIEPLVLRATAGDCINVTLENRLPLVMPDLPNHAVMQGLVKRDRNGAQGSTTFNNNLMRPSSHVGLHAQLLAYDITRSDGFNVGINPVQTVAPRSGQGAYPTRSYQYYAGHLEREGKPVTQLGRSVDKIDAYPIEFGALNLLPADPIKQGQKGLAGAMSVAAQGATWTEDASMRAAATVQPLNGTAYRDFSLVFHKSLNMRWADGSPVENMASEGLGIPADPKDNSGMAVNYRSEPLWYRFGLAPDAPFGHAQGNGLADVPNAHMAYSNALVGGDPVTPVLRVKPGQPFRTQVTMPTGGSRGMTFQLDGHVWPFNPYVSEKNDIWGLPQKNAGVGSMRFGLNPIAVYIGAQESVLPAAHFSLMFPSAGGANAIAGDYLFRDYAAFGNLGGLWGLLRVTNEQE; this is encoded by the coding sequence ATGAACCGGACCAATGCTAGCAACCCTACCAACCCCACTCGCCCGGTCGCCCCCGGGGCGCCCTCCCTTCTGGGTGGCGTGCTCCTGCTGGGCGCGGCCCTCTGCGGCGAGGACGCGGTCGCCGCTGCGCGGTGCGAGCGCACCCTGGTGGCCGAGGTGGTGGCCCTGGACCAGCCGCTGATGTTCAACCGCCTGGGGGCGCAGAACATCAACGGCATGATGTTCGCCCTGCGCCGCGACGTGGTGGACAGCAACGAGGTGCCCCTGCATATGGGCGGGGCGGCGCTGCCCGGGCAGGTGGCGCTGCGTCCGGACAAGCGTCCGCGCCCGCTGGTGCTGCGGGTGGCCCAGGGTGACTGCCTGCAGGTGAACCTGCAGAACCTGCTGGCCCTGCAAGCCAACCCCAATACCCGGGGCGGCGACGAGCACCTGGTGGGCGAGCTGCACGTCGACGCCCAGGTGGCCGACCGCCATGTCGGTTTCCAGGTCAACGGCCTGCAGGCGGTGAACGGCATCGACGACATCGCCACCCATGCCGGGCGCAACCAGAACAGCCTGCTGGCGCCGGGCGCCAGCCGCACCTACACCCTCTATGCCGAGCGCGAAGGCGCCTTCGCCGTGAGCAGCTACGGCGCCACCTTCGGTAGCGAGGGGACGGCCGGCAACGTCGGCAACGGCCTGTTCGCCCAGGTGGTGGTGCTGCCCAAGGGTGGGCGCACCTACCGCAACACGCTGACCGAGGAGGAGATGCGCCTGGCCACCACCGGCCGCACTCCGGCCGGCCAGCCGATCATCGACTACGAGGCGCGCTATCCCCAGGGCGAACCCTGGATCAGCGAAGGCAAGGCCGGATCGCCGATCCTGGCCATGGTCGAGGGCAACCAGATCATCGCCGGCAACAGCGACGCCATCGTCATGGGACCCAATGCCGATGGCAGCTTCCCACCCTCGACCTACGTGCTGGAGGGATACGGCAAGCGCAACCCTGCACTGCCCAACCGCCTGGAACCGTTCCGCGACTTTGCCGTGGCCTTCCATGACCAGTCGGCGGTGACCCAGGCCTTCCCCGGCTACTGGATCGACCCGGTGTTCGGCCACGTGCTGGCGCCGACCCGTGACGCCTTCATGGTCAACTACGGTTCCGGCGGCATGGGAGCCGAGGTGATCGCCAACCGGCTTGGGGTAGGTCCCATGCACGACTGCCTGTCCTGCGCCTACGAGGAGTTCTTCCTCAGTTCCCACAGCGTGGGCGACATCGCCATGCTGGTGGACGTGCCGGCCAACGTCGGCCTGGAGGGGCTGGTTCCCGGCCAGGTGCCGCCGGCTGAGGGCATCGGGATCAAGGCCAGCATGGCGCTGTTCCCGGACGAACCGTCCAACATCAACCACAGCTACATCGGCGACTTCGTCAAATTCCGCAACATCAGCATGGGCTACGAACAGCACGTGTATCACCTGCATGGCCACCAGTGGCTGTTCAACCCCAATGACGACAATTCCGACTACATGGACGCCCAGGGCATAGGCCCGGGCTCGGGCTACACCTACGAGATCGCCAACGGCGGCTCGGGCAACCGCAACCGGGTGGCGGGCGACGCCATCTACCACTGCCACTTCTACCCGCACTTCGCCCAGGGCATGTGGGGCATGTGGCGCATCCACGACGTCTTCGAGCCCGGCACCCGCCTGGCCGTTTCCGGGGACGGCGACCAGGGTTTCCACACCGCCGCCTTCGCGCTGCGCAGCGGCCTGCCTGCCCCCGGGGCCCGGGCCCTGCCGGATGGCGAGATCATCGCCGGCACGCCGATCCCCGCCATCGTCCCGCTGCCGGGCAAGGCCATGCCGCCCATGCCGGGCAAGGTGGCCGTGGTGCCCAAGTTCGGCGAAGCGCTGGTCGCCGCCAACGACGAGGGTGACTTCCAGCCGGAGCGTCCTATGGTCGGCTCGGTGGCCCTGGTTGACCGCAGCGAGGCCAACCGCAATGCCGACGGCAGCCTGAAGAACCCCGGCTTCCCGTTCTGGATCGGCGGTATCGAAAGCACCGTCGGCCAACGTCCGCCGACGCCGCCGCTGGATATGCTCGATGCCGCCAAGGCCCAGGCCCTGCGTGATTCGGGCGACGCCCTGTGGGCCAACCTGGACCCGGCCCAGGCCGGTGGCTGGGACGGCGGCCTGCCGCGCCACGCCCTGGAGGGAATGGCTGCCGGCGGTGCGGCCGAGGTGGTGAGCAGTGCGCTGGACATGTCCAAGGTGGTCCATCGCGCCAAGGCGGTGTTCTTCCCCGAGGAGGGTACCGACGTCGAGCAGGCGGCCATGGCCTACCACGCCAAGGCCGAGCACCCCAGCTTCGCGGTGCTGCCCAGCGGCGCCGTGCAGCCCACCGCGTTCCGCACCAACGGCGCCCTGCCGGTACCTGGCGCGCCTTACTACGAACCCTGCATGGACGACACCGGCAAGCGCCTGACCCAGGCGTCGGCCATGGGTCGCTACAACAGCGGCGAGTCCCTTAACGGCCAGACCTTCACCGGCGCGTCCAGCTTCACCGCCGACCGCCCACGGGTCTACAAGGGCGCCAACATCCAGTTCGACGCGGTGTTCAACAAGGTCGGCTATCACTTCCCGCAGACCCGCATCCTCACGCTCTGGGAGGACGCCTGGCCGGTGATCACCAAGCAGCAGCCACCGGAGCCGCTGGTGATGCGGATGAACACCTTCGACTGCACCATGTACCACCACACCAACCTGATCCCGGCCGTCTACGAACTGGATGACTTCCAGGTCCGCACCCCCACCGATGTAATCGGCCAGCACATCCACCTGCCCAAGTGGGACCTGACCGCCGCCGACGGTGCGGCCAATGGCTGGAACTACGAGGACGGCACGCTCTCGCCCGCCAGCGTGGTGGAGCGCATCCACGCCATCCGCGAGTACAACCACTGCACCGAGGGCGACGCCCGCGACGGCACCGCGGATTGCCCGCAGGCCAAGCAGCACCCGTACTTCGGCCAGTTCGGCCGTACCGACTGGCTGGGCGCGCGGACTACCCTGCAACGCTGGTTCGCCGACCCGGTGGTGAATGTCTACAACGTCGACCGTGGCCTGGGGAACATCTTCACCCATGACCATTTCGGCCCCTCCACCCACCAGCAGCTTGGCCTCTACGCCACACTGCTGTCCGAGCCGGCGGGCTCCAGCTGGTTCCACGCCGAAACCGGCCAGCCGCTCTACAACGGCCGCGCGGACGGTGGCCCGACGTCCTGGCAGGCGGTGATCAGCACCGGCGACCTGGACGGCGACGGCAAGAACGACAGCTTCCGCGAGTTCTTCCTCGAGTACAGCGACATGCAGCACGCCTACGAGGCCGGAGTCTATGTGGGCGCCGGGCCCGACGGCATTCCCGATGCCGGTGCCTATCCGACCTCCGTGGACAGCTTCCGCTACGCCATCAACCCGCCGGTGCGGCAGTTCAGCGCCAACCTGCTGGAGTCGACGGTGGAAGCGGCCGGCGCGGTGTTCGGCTGTCCGACCCGGCCCTGCCCGCAGGCGATCAGCGCCGATGACCCCGGTATGTTCGTGGTCAACTACCGCAATGAACCGGTCGGCCTGCGCATCTTCGACCCGAACAAGCTGGCGCCGGACGGCAAGCCGGGCATGCAGGCAGACGGCCTGGCCGGCGACCTCGCCTTCGCCCTGCAGACCCGTACCGACCGAGCCATCCCGGCGCTGAACCTGGCCCCCGGCGCGATCAGCTCGGCCACCGGCCCCACGGGTGGCACGACCACCTTCCCACCCCATATCAACCTGGCCGGCGACCTGCCCGGCGACCCCTTCACCCCCTTGCTGCGTACTTATTCCGGCGACAACGTGCGCCTGCGGGTGAATGCTGGCGGTCATGAAGAGGAGCACAACGTCACCCTGCACGGGGTCAAGTGGCTGCACTCGGGTACCGGCTTCGGCAGCAACTCCAATTCCGGTTGGCGTGCGTCGCAGATGGTCGGCATCTCCGAGCAGCTAGGTTTCATGGTGCCGGTGACCATGATGTCCGGTAACACCAGCTACGAGGCCGCCGACTACCTCTACTCCATGGACGCCGCCCTGGAGGGGTACTGGAGTGGCATGTGGGGCGTCATGCGCAACTACACCGCCCCGCGCAGTGACCTGTTCCCCGTGCCGAACAACCCTCGGCCGGTGTCCTCTCGCAACACCTCCGCCTTCGACGGCGTGTGCCCGCGCATGAGTCCCAACCCCAATGGCATCGGCACCCGCACCACGGTGCAGCGCAACTACGAAGTGGTGGTGGCCCTGGCCAACGACATCCTTGCCAACCCCCTGGGCCTGGCCATCGGCGACCCCGCGGGCGCGGGCCAGCATGTGGGCGGGCCGCTGAATCCCCAGGGCGGCACCCTGGTGTTCAACCCGCGCCCGTTGGCCATCCCCGAGGTCACGGTGATCGACGAAGAGGACGGCGAGGTGTTCACCATCGGCGGGCAGAGCGGCCCGCTGCATGACCCCACCGCCATCCTCTACGTGCGCAAGGCCGATCTCGATCCACTCACCGGCAAGCTCAAGCCCGGTGTGCCGATCGAGCCCCTGGTGCTGCGCGCCACCGCCGGCGACTGCATCAACGTCACCCTGGAGAACCGCCTGCCGCTGGTGATGCCGGACCTGCCGAACCATGCCGTGATGCAGGGCCTGGTCAAGCGTGACCGCAACGGCGCGCAGGGCTCCACCACCTTCAACAACAACCTGATGCGGCCCTCCAGCCATGTCGGCCTGCACGCCCAGTTGCTGGCCTACGACATCACCCGGTCGGATGGCTTCAACGTCGGCATCAACCCGGTGCAGACCGTGGCGCCGCGCAGCGGGCAGGGCGCCTATCCGACCCGCAGCTACCAGTACTACGCCGGGCACCTGGAGCGCGAAGGCAAGCCGGTGACCCAACTCGGCCGCAGCGTCGACAAGATCGACGCCTACCCGATCGAGTTCGGCGCGCTCAACCTGCTGCCGGCCGACCCGATCAAGCAGGGCCAGAAGGGCCTGGCGGGGGCCATGAGCGTGGCGGCCCAGGGCGCCACCTGGACCGAGGACGCCAGCATGCGCGCCGCCGCCACCGTGCAGCCGTTGAACGGTACCGCCTACCGCGACTTTTCCCTGGTGTTCCACAAGTCGCTGAACATGCGTTGGGCCGATGGCTCGCCGGTGGAGAACATGGCCTCCGAAGGCCTCGGTATTCCCGCCGATCCCAAGGACAACTCGGGCATGGCGGTGAACTACCGCAGCGAGCCGTTGTGGTACCGCTTCGGCCTGGCGCCCGACGCGCCCTTCGGCCACGCCCAGGGCAATGGCCTGGCGGATGTGCCCAACGCGCACATGGCCTACAGCAACGCGCTGGTGGGTGGCGACCCGGTGACCCCGGTGCTGCGGGTCAAGCCCGGACAACCCTTCCGCACCCAGGTGACCATGCCGACGGGTGGCAGCCGGGGCATGACCTTCCAGCTGGATGGTCACGTCTGGCCCTTCAATCCCTATGTCTCGGAGAAGAACGATATCTGGGGGCTGCCGCAGAAAAACGCCGGGGTCGGCTCCATGCGCTTTGGCCTGAACCCCATCGCGGTGTACATCGGCGCCCAGGAGAGCGTGCTGCCGGCGGCCCACTTCAGCCTGATGTTCCCCAGCGCCGGGGGTGCCAACGCCATCGCGGGCGACTACCTGTTCCGTGACTACGCCGCGTTCGGCAACCTCGGCGGACTCTGGGGGTTGCTGCGGGTGACCAATGAGCAGGAGTGA